From the genome of Lutzomyia longipalpis isolate SR_M1_2022 chromosome 2, ASM2433408v1, one region includes:
- the LOC129789069 gene encoding 39S ribosomal protein L3, mitochondrial, whose product MQGIRTVSCLSGLRDQFSRLCLAHPNLTRAKGKNLLNYPKLRNPYWFVRKERVKHDDLISRENTQFVQEVLHDKYGVPSLLKGITGYPNAACGAVNAEDLPKVEWNPTLRRTGVIARKIGQYPLWMKNGRKVRTTLLQIVDNHVIKYIPPEEYKPAQKPNMKDLSKWGCLLVGAESVDPTLLTKEYCGLFKDSGVMPKSRLARFIVSPEAQLHPGTPLNVTHFRVGDYVDVRGKTVNRGFQGVMKRWGFSGQPASHGQTKTHRRPGNIGGGGEKGRVWPGKKMPGHMGNRWRVMRGVRILRINTKYNVMWVQGSSICGETNTFVYVFDTLLPLRRYTEAPAFPTHFESADEELPEDIWHESVHNFTEPTITYEPE is encoded by the exons ATGCAGGGAATTCGCACAGTGAGTTGTCTCAGTGGACTCAGGGATCAATTCTCCAGACTCtg TTTGGCACACCCTAACCTCACTCGGGCAAAAGGGAAGAATCTCCTGAATTACCCCAAATTGCGGAATCCCTACTGGTTTGTGCGGAAGGAGCGCGTGAAGCATGATGATCTTATTTCACGGGAAAATACCCAATTTGTTCAGGAAGTTCTGCATGACAAATACGGTGTTCCGAGTCTCTTGAAGGGTATTACCGGCTACCCAAATGCCGCCTGTGGTGCTGTCAATGCGGAAGATTTGCCCAAAGTTGAGTGGAATCCAACTTTGCGACGAACGGGGGTGATTGCGAGGAAAATCGGGCAGTATCCGCTTTGGATGAAGAATGGACGGAAGGTTCGCACAACTCTGTTGCAGATTGTGGATAATCACGTTATAAAGTACATCCCTCCGGAGGAGTATAAGCCCGCGCAGAAGCCCAATATGAAGGATTTGAGTAAATGGGGATGTCTCTTGGTGGGAGCAGAGAGTGTGGACCCAACACTACTCACGAAGGAATACTGCGGGCTCTTCAAGGACTCCGGGGTAATGCCAAAGTCACGCCTGGCGCGTTTTATTGTCTCCCCAGAGGCTCAACTTCACCCAGGGACTCCCCTCAATGTCACCCACTTCCGCGTTGGGGATTACGTTGATGTGCGCGGGAAGACTGTCAACAGGGGCTTTCAGGGCGTAATGAAACGATGGGGCTTCAGTGGGCAACCAGCATCGCACGGTCAGACCAAGACTCATCGACGTCCAGGAAATATCGGTGGTGGCGGTGAGAAGGGACGCGTGTGGCCGGGAAAGAAGATGCCCGGACACATGGGGAATCGCTGGCGGGTAATGCGTGGCGTCCGGATTTTGCGGattaatacaaaatacaaCGTAATGTGGGTCCAGGGCTCCTCAATTTGCGGCGAAACCAACACTTTTGTCTACGTCTTCGACACTCTCCTCCCTCTGCGACGGTACACAGAAGCTCCCGCCTTCCCAACGCATTTTGAATCAGCCGACGAGGAGCTGCCCGAAGACATCTGGCACGAAAGCGTGCACAATTTCACAGAACCAACAATTACGTACGAACCAGAGTAA